In the genome of Sphingobacteriaceae bacterium, one region contains:
- the pyrF gene encoding orotidine-5'-phosphate decarboxylase, whose amino-acid sequence MKPAQARDRLLVALDVPQWDDAAALVDQLAPEVHRYKVGLELFTAAGPEAVARLQERGCDVFVDLKLHDIPTTVRRAAAALARLEAFMFTVHAAGGPDMMAAACEGARSGDGRPPLVVAVTVLTSWSPEAWAAAGNGGTIGEAVLRRAEQALTAGVDGIVCSPADLPVLRGTFGDQLLYVCPGIVVTTGAEGRRDHGRSGTPEQSLADGADFLVVGRPITRADDPAAAARQVLARMGGRDGDAE is encoded by the coding sequence ATGAAGCCTGCCCAAGCCCGGGACCGGCTCCTGGTGGCCTTGGACGTGCCCCAATGGGACGACGCCGCCGCCCTGGTGGACCAACTGGCCCCGGAAGTGCACCGCTATAAGGTAGGATTGGAATTGTTCACCGCCGCAGGACCCGAGGCGGTGGCCCGGCTCCAAGAGCGGGGCTGTGATGTTTTCGTAGATTTGAAGCTCCACGACATTCCCACCACGGTGCGGCGGGCGGCCGCCGCCCTGGCCCGGCTGGAGGCCTTCATGTTCACCGTCCATGCGGCAGGCGGCCCCGACATGATGGCCGCCGCCTGCGAGGGGGCCCGCAGCGGCGACGGGCGGCCTCCTTTGGTGGTGGCGGTGACGGTGCTCACCAGTTGGTCGCCCGAGGCGTGGGCCGCAGCCGGCAACGGGGGGACCATTGGTGAAGCTGTATTACGCCGGGCCGAGCAGGCATTGACCGCCGGGGTGGACGGCATCGTCTGCAGCCCCGCCGACCTGCCCGTCTTGCGGGGAACCTTCGGCGACCAACTGCTCTACGTCTGCCCGGGCATCGTGGTGACCACCGGAGCCGAGGGCCGCAGGGATCACGGCCGCAGCGGCACCCCGGAGCAGTCCCTGGCCGACGGGGCCGACTTCCTGGTGGTGGGCCGGCCCATAACCCGGGCCGACGATCCCGCCGCTGCCGCCCGGCAGGTGCTGGCCCGCATGGGCGGCCGGGACGGGGATGCAGAATGA
- the pyrE gene encoding orotate phosphoribosyltransferase — MNTGMNERAGACEAAQRLQEALNRSGAMQEGHFRLTSGRHSDRFFLLSLLFQHPALAGEAAGLLADLLRPYGAATVIGPAMGGVILAYETARHLGLRAMYTEKTPPGDAGAGPAMALRRGFRLEPGEKVVMVEDVLTTGGSLRAAIEAVRAAGGDIVAAGVLIDRSGGTAALDVPLLSVWSTTVADWAPEECPLCRQGIPLTLPKA; from the coding sequence ATGAACACCGGGATGAACGAAAGGGCCGGGGCCTGCGAAGCCGCCCAACGCCTGCAGGAGGCCCTCAACCGTTCCGGGGCCATGCAGGAAGGCCATTTCCGCCTCACCTCAGGCCGCCACAGCGACCGTTTTTTCCTCCTGTCCCTGCTGTTTCAACACCCCGCCCTGGCGGGAGAGGCCGCCGGCCTGCTGGCCGACCTGCTCCGGCCCTACGGGGCCGCCACGGTCATCGGCCCCGCCATGGGCGGCGTCATCCTGGCTTATGAAACGGCCCGCCATCTGGGCCTGCGGGCCATGTACACCGAAAAGACCCCTCCCGGCGACGCCGGTGCCGGTCCGGCCATGGCCCTGCGCAGGGGGTTCCGGCTGGAGCCCGGCGAAAAGGTGGTCATGGTGGAAGACGTGCTGACCACCGGCGGATCCCTGCGGGCCGCCATAGAGGCCGTCCGGGCCGCCGGGGGCGACATCGTGGCGGCGGGCGTCTTGATCGACCGGAGCGGCGGCACCGCCGCCCTGGACGTGCCCCTGCTCAGCGTCTGGTCCACCACCGTGGCCGATTGGGCCCCCGAGGAGTGCCCCTTGTGCCGGCAGGGGATTCCCTTGACCTTGCCCAAAGCTTAG
- a CDS encoding DUF1540 domain-containing protein has translation MTKVNCTVDACVYWEKGNVCGASEITVAALMANGRSGRRDMEVGAIGESKVVRTSAQTQCVTFKPRRQN, from the coding sequence GTGACCAAGGTAAACTGCACCGTTGACGCCTGCGTGTACTGGGAAAAGGGCAACGTCTGCGGCGCTTCGGAGATCACTGTGGCCGCCCTGATGGCTAACGGCCGCAGCGGGCGCCGGGACATGGAGGTGGGCGCCATCGGCGAAAGCAAGGTGGTGCGCACCTCGGCCCAAACCCAGTGCGTAACCTTCAAGCCCCGCCGGCAGAACTGA
- a CDS encoding ABC transporter substrate-binding protein codes for MTAAGNRRPRWTAAVAGALLSALLLLAGCGGLLPGAGLPQRPDGVTGGIWEEAISRDPHTLDPAHGVTLLDSRLIAMLFNGLVALTPDGRLVPDLAARWEVDDDGLTYTFTLREGVKFHSGREVSAEDVVFSFTRLLSPETASPRAWVLFPIAGAQAFHTGLAGEVAGLEALDEKTIRITLEQPMAQFLHRLTMPAASVVDGTALRSLEGDGPGSAGTGPFRLERWERGRQLVFTAHRDYHWQRPYLDSIRWYIMPDRAAMIQAFSEGRLHAVELTPAELRYLTDTLGWSGPLHKITLPAVYYLALNNQAPPLTDPLVRMAVHMAIDREDLLRRWLPRGYVPAQGAIPPGIAGYDPDRQLPGYDPLQAKQLLDQAGLGTGFTLTITQTPSPAFQQLGRELAEMLGKVGIEVELRTLSSREFYEAVDRGDAQAFIISWYGDYPDGENFLYPLFHSSAWGAAGNRARFASPEVDLMLAEIHNLPDEDRRVDLYRQVEDAVFKAVPWVPLFHPVRYHVTQPQVKNYQPAGYYQGQRLWSVWLEEDSP; via the coding sequence ATGACTGCGGCCGGGAACCGCCGGCCCCGGTGGACCGCCGCCGTGGCCGGCGCCCTGTTGTCGGCGCTGCTGCTCCTGGCGGGATGCGGCGGCCTCCTGCCCGGCGCCGGGCTGCCCCAGCGGCCCGACGGTGTGACGGGAGGCATTTGGGAGGAAGCCATTTCCCGGGATCCCCACACCTTGGATCCGGCCCATGGGGTGACCCTGCTGGACAGCCGCCTCATTGCCATGCTGTTCAACGGCCTGGTGGCCTTGACCCCGGACGGGCGGCTGGTGCCCGACCTGGCGGCCCGCTGGGAAGTGGACGACGACGGCTTGACCTACACCTTCACCTTGCGGGAAGGGGTCAAGTTCCACAGCGGCAGGGAAGTTTCCGCCGAGGATGTGGTGTTCAGCTTCACCCGGCTGCTGTCGCCTGAGACGGCTTCCCCGAGAGCATGGGTTCTGTTTCCCATCGCCGGCGCCCAGGCCTTCCATACCGGCCTGGCCGGGGAAGTAGCCGGCCTGGAAGCCTTGGATGAAAAAACCATCCGCATCACCTTGGAGCAGCCCATGGCCCAGTTCCTGCACCGGCTCACCATGCCCGCCGCCTCGGTGGTGGACGGCACCGCCCTGCGGTCTCTGGAGGGCGATGGCCCAGGGTCCGCCGGCACCGGCCCCTTCCGCCTGGAGAGGTGGGAGCGGGGCCGGCAGCTGGTGTTCACCGCCCACCGGGACTATCACTGGCAGCGTCCCTACTTGGACAGCATCCGCTGGTACATCATGCCCGACCGGGCCGCCATGATCCAGGCCTTCAGCGAGGGCCGCCTCCACGCCGTCGAACTGACGCCGGCGGAGCTGCGCTACTTGACCGACACCTTGGGCTGGTCGGGGCCCCTGCACAAAATCACCCTGCCCGCCGTCTACTACCTGGCCTTGAACAACCAGGCGCCGCCCTTGACCGATCCCCTGGTGCGCATGGCCGTCCATATGGCCATCGACCGGGAGGACCTGCTGCGCCGCTGGCTGCCCCGGGGCTATGTGCCCGCCCAGGGAGCCATTCCCCCGGGCATTGCCGGCTACGATCCCGACAGGCAGCTGCCCGGCTACGACCCCCTCCAGGCCAAGCAGCTATTGGACCAGGCCGGTCTGGGCACGGGGTTCACCTTGACCATCACCCAGACGCCGTCCCCCGCCTTCCAGCAATTGGGCCGGGAGTTGGCTGAAATGCTGGGCAAGGTGGGCATCGAGGTTGAACTGCGCACCTTGAGCAGCCGGGAATTTTATGAGGCCGTCGACCGGGGCGACGCCCAGGCCTTCATCATTTCCTGGTACGGCGACTATCCCGACGGGGAGAACTTCCTATATCCCTTGTTCCACTCATCGGCCTGGGGGGCGGCGGGCAACCGGGCCCGCTTCGCCTCGCCGGAAGTGGATCTGATGCTGGCGGAGATTCACAATCTGCCGGATGAAGACCGGCGGGTGGACCTGTACCGCCAGGTGGAGGACGCCGTTTTCAAGGCCGTGCCCTGGGTGCCCTTGTTCCACCCGGTGCGCTACCACGTCACCCAGCCCCAGGTGAAGAACTATCAACCGGCGGGCTACTACCAAGGGCAGCGCTTGTGGTCCGTCTGGCTGGAGGAAGACAGCCCCTGA
- a CDS encoding trypsin-like peptidase domain-containing protein: MAVAGISDNLYDMVAEAAALVGPAVVQIGPGRWESKGPGVQALGSGIIVDAGYILTNAHVVAKEPHPTVTFIDGRRARADVVAADTRLDLGVLHVPGVEDLQPAAMGDSESLRVGDMVIAVGNPFGLDWTVTFGVVSALERSIITSSSTLDGLIQTDAAINPGNSGGPLATLDGKVVGVTTAMMAGAQSLGFAIPINLALRVYRELRDQGRARHPWLGIEGQTERIDAQWVKMFELPYARGALITKVAPDSPAERAGLQVFDLIVACNGREISSVGSLRRAIEGLSVGETASLKVLRGDNVLSLDVKIEEIPEPFGGKQR, from the coding sequence ATGGCAGTGGCCGGTATAAGCGACAACCTCTACGACATGGTAGCCGAGGCAGCCGCACTGGTTGGCCCGGCAGTGGTGCAGATCGGCCCGGGCCGCTGGGAAAGCAAGGGCCCCGGGGTCCAAGCCCTGGGCTCGGGTATTATCGTCGACGCAGGATACATTCTGACCAATGCCCACGTAGTAGCCAAGGAGCCCCACCCCACCGTCACCTTCATCGACGGCCGGCGGGCCCGGGCGGACGTAGTGGCCGCGGACACCCGGCTGGACCTGGGCGTGCTCCACGTGCCGGGGGTGGAAGATCTGCAGCCTGCCGCCATGGGAGATTCCGAATCCCTGCGGGTAGGCGACATGGTCATTGCCGTAGGCAACCCCTTCGGCTTGGACTGGACGGTCACTTTCGGCGTGGTCAGCGCCTTGGAGCGGTCCATAATCACCAGCAGCAGCACCTTGGACGGCCTCATCCAGACCGACGCCGCCATTAACCCGGGCAACAGCGGCGGGCCGCTGGCCACCTTGGACGGCAAGGTGGTGGGCGTGACCACCGCCATGATGGCGGGGGCCCAAAGCCTGGGATTCGCCATTCCCATCAACTTGGCCCTGCGGGTCTACCGGGAGTTGCGGGACCAAGGCCGGGCCCGGCATCCGTGGCTGGGCATCGAAGGCCAGACGGAGCGCATCGATGCCCAGTGGGTCAAGATGTTCGAACTGCCCTACGCCCGGGGCGCCCTCATCACTAAGGTGGCTCCCGACAGCCCGGCGGAGCGGGCGGGTCTACAGGTGTTCGACCTCATCGTAGCCTGCAACGGCCGGGAAATCTCCTCGGTGGGCAGCCTGCGCCGGGCCATCGAAGGCCTGTCGGTGGGCGAAACGGCATCCCTCAAGGTGCTGCGGGGCGACAACGTCCTCTCCTTGGACGTGAAGATCGAAGAAATTCCGGAGCCTTTCGGCGGCAAGCAGCGCTGA
- a CDS encoding glycosyl hydrolase family 18 protein, which translates to MLGTQSLWNVRRMAGGGVRGRVLALALAVLVLTASLPAAGGSLAAAWAAPAAEGDAAGFTDLQGHWAREIIAPLARAGIVQGYPGGLFKPDQPISRLEFTVILARGLGLAGDARGSLPFPDAGAIPSWGRTGVAAAYAGGLIRGDAPTGAFNGHRPLNRAELAAMLHRALLAQAGSRLQEEAGAKPDFGDWSLIPPWAREAALDLGSVGIMAGRPGSLFAPTAPAARAEAAAALGRLLAWLAGEEIPLPAGSFIALAYAYGAQPLLAGRPLTSGDGQISALAHVGFRLHPGGALSGQPDPGLIARGREAGLKVLAVVNNDGPQGFSRADASALLGDPAHRARAVQEILRLVQGHQYDGINLDLENVDPRDRDLLTAFVAELRDALAPSGYLLTVAVPAKVADDPHHQWSGAFDYAQLGRLADYIIIMTYDEHWAGGSPGPVASLPWVERVVAYARRQMPAGKIVLGLAAYGYDWPVGGGAARALSAPQAMNLAQANNVAIQWDDTAQAPYFSYWSGGVRRIVHFENRHSAAFKLALARREGLAGVALWRLGLEEPDLWQVLAAAGRPMP; encoded by the coding sequence ATGCTGGGCACCCAATCCTTGTGGAATGTCCGGAGGATGGCCGGGGGAGGGGTCAGGGGCCGGGTCCTGGCCCTGGCCTTGGCGGTCCTGGTCCTGACGGCATCCCTGCCGGCCGCCGGCGGCAGCCTTGCCGCGGCCTGGGCCGCTCCCGCCGCCGAGGGCGATGCCGCCGGCTTCACGGACCTGCAAGGCCATTGGGCCCGGGAGATCATCGCCCCCTTGGCCCGGGCGGGCATCGTCCAAGGCTATCCGGGGGGCTTGTTCAAGCCCGATCAGCCCATATCCCGGCTGGAGTTCACCGTCATCCTGGCCAGGGGCCTGGGGCTGGCGGGCGACGCCCGGGGATCCTTGCCCTTTCCCGACGCCGGCGCCATCCCGTCCTGGGGCCGGACCGGGGTAGCCGCCGCCTATGCCGGCGGTTTGATCCGGGGTGATGCCCCCACCGGCGCCTTCAACGGCCACCGCCCCCTGAACCGGGCCGAATTGGCGGCCATGCTCCACCGGGCCCTCCTGGCCCAGGCGGGCAGCCGCCTCCAGGAAGAAGCCGGCGCCAAGCCCGATTTCGGTGACTGGTCCCTGATCCCCCCGTGGGCCCGGGAAGCGGCCCTGGACTTGGGTTCCGTAGGCATCATGGCCGGCCGCCCCGGCTCCTTGTTCGCCCCCACGGCCCCCGCCGCCCGGGCCGAGGCCGCGGCGGCCCTGGGGCGCCTCCTGGCCTGGCTGGCGGGAGAGGAGATCCCCCTTCCCGCCGGCTCCTTCATCGCCCTAGCCTACGCCTACGGCGCCCAGCCTCTGCTGGCCGGCCGCCCCTTGACCAGCGGTGATGGGCAAATTTCCGCCCTGGCCCACGTGGGCTTCCGCCTCCATCCCGGCGGCGCCCTGTCGGGACAGCCCGATCCGGGCCTCATCGCCCGGGGCCGGGAGGCGGGCCTGAAGGTGCTGGCCGTCGTCAACAACGACGGCCCCCAGGGCTTCAGCCGGGCCGACGCCTCGGCCCTGCTGGGGGACCCGGCCCACCGGGCCCGGGCTGTCCAGGAGATCCTCCGCCTGGTGCAGGGTCATCAATATGACGGCATCAATTTAGACCTGGAAAACGTGGATCCCCGGGATAGGGACCTGCTGACGGCCTTCGTGGCCGAACTGCGGGACGCCCTGGCGCCCTCCGGCTACCTGCTCACCGTGGCCGTGCCCGCCAAGGTGGCCGACGACCCCCACCACCAGTGGTCGGGCGCCTTTGACTACGCCCAACTGGGCCGGCTGGCGGATTACATCATTATTATGACCTACGATGAGCACTGGGCCGGCGGATCGCCGGGGCCCGTGGCCTCCCTGCCCTGGGTGGAGCGGGTGGTGGCCTACGCCCGGCGGCAAATGCCGGCGGGCAAGATCGTCCTGGGCCTGGCCGCCTACGGCTACGACTGGCCCGTCGGCGGCGGGGCCGCCAGGGCCTTGAGCGCTCCCCAGGCCATGAACCTGGCCCAGGCCAACAACGTGGCCATCCAGTGGGACGACACCGCCCAAGCCCCTTACTTCTCCTATTGGTCCGGGGGCGTCCGGCGCATCGTCCACTTCGAAAACCGCCACAGCGCCGCCTTCAAGCTGGCCTTGGCCCGCCGGGAAGGCCTGGCCGGCGTGGCCTTGTGGCGCCTCGGCCTGGAGGAGCCCGACCTGTGGCAGGTTCTGGCTGCCGCCGGCAGGCCCATGCCATAG
- the dprA gene encoding DNA-processing protein DprA, with protein sequence MPAAEVSLMAGDDHRVFLALLRQLPGLGPRRVARLVEQFGSAHEAWRRFGPPWLAVPGIGPQDLALWRPLREKQDPDQFRRALGRLGLMLLVPGDEGYPQELSVMPSPPPVLFAAGALGYLARPMVTIVGTRRSTPYGRQVASRMALDLSRAGVTVVSGLAVGIDGAAHRGALSGDGGTVAVLPCGLDVPYPASHISLARRIRQRGALLSEYGPGVAVDVGRLRARNRLMAALGQVVVVVEAGLKSGTMITVRYALAYGRTVAAVPGPAGVSSSQGCNNLIREGAHLVEDAGDVLTLLGMAKPHAPQPEVSLTPEERLLYALLDAGPADYEQLSARSGLPAGRIGAALMRLELRGLAHCVGNGLFVRAAPQEEPRLHKE encoded by the coding sequence TTGCCTGCCGCCGAAGTCTCCCTCATGGCTGGCGACGACCATAGGGTATTCCTGGCCCTGCTGCGTCAACTGCCTGGCCTGGGCCCCCGCCGGGTGGCCCGCCTGGTGGAGCAGTTCGGCTCGGCCCACGAGGCCTGGCGCCGGTTCGGCCCCCCTTGGCTGGCGGTGCCCGGCATCGGCCCCCAGGATCTGGCCCTGTGGCGCCCCCTGCGGGAAAAGCAAGATCCCGACCAATTCCGCCGGGCCCTGGGCCGGCTCGGGCTGATGCTCCTCGTCCCCGGCGATGAAGGCTACCCCCAGGAGCTGTCGGTCATGCCCAGCCCGCCGCCGGTCTTGTTCGCCGCCGGCGCCTTGGGCTACCTGGCCCGGCCCATGGTCACCATCGTGGGCACCCGCCGCAGCACTCCCTACGGCCGGCAGGTGGCCTCCCGCATGGCCCTGGACCTGAGCCGGGCCGGGGTCACGGTGGTCAGCGGCCTGGCCGTGGGCATCGACGGGGCCGCCCACCGGGGCGCCCTCAGCGGCGACGGCGGCACGGTGGCGGTGCTGCCCTGCGGGCTGGACGTCCCATATCCTGCCTCCCACATTTCCTTGGCCCGCCGGATCCGGCAGCGGGGAGCCCTCCTCAGCGAATACGGCCCCGGCGTGGCGGTGGACGTGGGGCGCCTCCGGGCCCGCAACCGCCTCATGGCCGCCCTGGGCCAGGTAGTGGTGGTGGTAGAGGCGGGCCTTAAGAGCGGCACCATGATCACCGTCCGCTACGCCTTGGCCTACGGCCGCACCGTGGCGGCGGTGCCCGGCCCGGCGGGCGTATCCTCCAGCCAGGGCTGTAATAACCTTATCCGGGAAGGGGCCCATCTGGTGGAGGACGCCGGCGATGTTTTGACCCTTCTGGGCATGGCCAAACCCCATGCCCCGCAGCCGGAGGTCTCCTTGACGCCCGAGGAAAGGCTCCTGTATGCTTTGCTAGACGCGGGCCCGGCTGATTATGAGCAGTTGTCGGCCCGTAGCGGCCTCCCTGCAGGCCGGATCGGTGCAGCCTTGATGCGCCTGGAACTAAGAGGTTTGGCCCACTGCGTGGGCAATGGCTTGTTCGTCCGGGCGGCTCCCCAAGAGGAGCCGCGCCTGCATAAGGAGTGA
- the topA gene encoding type I DNA topoisomerase, with protein sequence MSRSLVIVESPAKAKTIEKILGRRYKVAASMGHVRDLPKSQFGVDPERGFEPRYITIRGKGPILNQLRAEAQKVDKVLLATDPDREGEAISWHLAQALGLDPDDDVRVVFQEITKDAVKEAIKKPRGINHNLVNAQQARRILDRVVGYRLSPLLWRKIRPGLSAGRVQSVAVRLIVDREIEIENFEPQEYWSLTAHFATGGGDLFSARYHGDQQGKREINNKEEMDALLESLEGARFQVASVTRKERKRNPAPPFTTSTLQQEASRKLGFSVRRTMRVAQQLYEGLDIPGVGSVGLITYMRTDSTRVSQQAAAEAAAFIKERYGSQYVGGRRRSRQNNRVQDAHEAIRPTSVTRLPDDIKGALTRDQYRLYRLIWERFTASQMAPAVLDTVTVDIAALGPEARSDMNAIVEAGVRAIFRATGSVIKFPGFMQVYIEGTDDAENNQETGDKPLPPLREGEELLLQDMEPQQHFTQPPPRYTEASLVKALEEHGIGRPSTYAPTIETIQDRGYVVQEQKRFKPTELGRLVTKMLKEHFPSIIDIEFTAQMESELDAIGEAGRDWREVLQGFYEPFTEALAKADKAIQQVDLEPEETDEVCSRCGRNMVIKYGRYGPFLACPGYPECKNTQPLLEKIGVNCPKCGRDLVVRRTKRGRVFYGCSGYPDCDFLSWDKPAGRNCPRCGTYMVEKSSRRRGKHLACANEECGYTENIGETSDTGETGETADTPAATEEVVTRNRS encoded by the coding sequence GTGTCCAGGTCTCTGGTCATCGTCGAAAGTCCCGCCAAAGCCAAGACAATCGAAAAAATCCTGGGCCGCCGGTACAAAGTGGCCGCCTCCATGGGCCACGTCCGGGACCTGCCCAAGTCCCAGTTCGGCGTGGACCCCGAGCGGGGCTTCGAACCCCGGTACATCACCATCCGGGGCAAGGGTCCCATCCTCAACCAATTGCGGGCCGAAGCCCAAAAGGTCGACAAGGTGCTGCTGGCCACCGACCCTGACCGGGAAGGGGAGGCCATTTCCTGGCACCTGGCCCAGGCCTTAGGCTTGGACCCCGACGATGACGTGCGGGTGGTCTTTCAGGAAATCACCAAAGACGCCGTGAAGGAGGCCATCAAGAAGCCCCGGGGCATCAACCACAACCTGGTCAATGCCCAGCAGGCCCGGCGCATTTTGGACCGGGTGGTGGGTTACCGTCTGAGCCCCCTGCTTTGGCGCAAGATCCGCCCGGGCCTCAGCGCCGGCCGGGTGCAGTCGGTGGCCGTCCGCCTCATCGTGGACCGGGAAATCGAAATTGAAAATTTTGAGCCCCAGGAATACTGGAGCCTGACCGCCCACTTCGCCACCGGCGGCGGCGATCTGTTCAGCGCCCGCTACCACGGCGACCAGCAGGGCAAGCGGGAAATAAACAATAAGGAAGAAATGGACGCCCTCTTGGAATCCTTGGAGGGGGCCCGGTTCCAGGTGGCTTCCGTCACCCGCAAGGAACGGAAGCGCAACCCGGCGCCGCCCTTCACCACCAGCACCTTGCAGCAGGAGGCGTCCCGCAAGCTGGGCTTCAGCGTCCGCCGCACCATGCGGGTGGCCCAGCAGCTGTACGAGGGCTTGGACATTCCCGGCGTGGGCTCCGTCGGTCTCATCACCTACATGCGCACCGACTCCACCCGCGTCTCCCAGCAGGCCGCCGCCGAAGCCGCCGCCTTCATCAAGGAGCGGTACGGCTCCCAGTACGTGGGCGGCAGGAGGCGGTCCCGGCAGAACAACCGGGTGCAGGACGCCCACGAAGCCATCCGGCCCACCTCGGTCACCCGGCTGCCCGACGACATCAAGGGCGCCCTGACCAGGGATCAATACCGACTCTACCGCCTCATCTGGGAGCGGTTCACCGCCAGCCAGATGGCGCCGGCGGTGCTGGACACCGTCACAGTGGACATCGCCGCCCTAGGGCCCGAAGCCCGGTCCGACATGAATGCCATTGTTGAGGCAGGCGTCCGGGCCATTTTCCGGGCCACCGGGTCGGTCATCAAGTTCCCCGGCTTCATGCAGGTATATATTGAAGGAACCGATGACGCCGAAAACAATCAGGAGACGGGCGACAAGCCCCTGCCCCCCCTGCGGGAGGGGGAGGAGCTTCTCCTCCAGGATATGGAGCCCCAGCAGCACTTCACCCAGCCGCCGCCCAGGTACACCGAGGCCAGCTTGGTCAAAGCCCTGGAGGAGCACGGCATCGGCCGCCCCAGCACCTACGCCCCCACCATCGAAACCATCCAGGATCGGGGCTACGTGGTGCAGGAGCAGAAGCGGTTCAAGCCCACGGAACTGGGCCGGCTGGTGACGAAGATGCTTAAGGAGCATTTCCCCAGCATCATCGACATCGAATTCACGGCCCAGATGGAAAGCGAACTGGATGCCATCGGCGAGGCGGGGCGGGATTGGCGCGAGGTGCTGCAGGGCTTTTACGAGCCTTTCACCGAAGCCCTGGCCAAAGCCGACAAAGCCATCCAGCAGGTGGACCTGGAGCCGGAGGAGACCGACGAGGTCTGCAGCCGGTGCGGCCGTAACATGGTTATCAAGTACGGCCGGTACGGGCCCTTCCTGGCCTGCCCCGGCTATCCCGAGTGCAAGAACACCCAACCCCTGCTGGAGAAGATCGGGGTCAACTGCCCCAAGTGCGGCAGAGATCTGGTGGTGCGGCGCACCAAGCGGGGACGGGTCTTCTACGGCTGCAGCGGGTATCCCGACTGCGACTTCCTCAGTTGGGACAAACCGGCCGGGCGCAACTGCCCCCGTTGCGGCACCTACATGGTGGAAAAGTCCTCCCGGCGCAGGGGCAAGCACCTGGCCTGCGCCAACGAAGAGTGCGGCTACACCGAGAACATCGGCGAAACCAGCGACACCGGCGAAACCGGGGAAACCGCCGACACCCCGGCAGCAACGGAAGAGGTGGTGACCCGGAACCGGTCCTAG
- the trmFO gene encoding methylenetetrahydrofolate--tRNA-(uracil(54)-C(5))-methyltransferase (FADH(2)-oxidizing) TrmFO, translating to MTSGKGVLTVIGGGLAGSEAAWQAARLGVTVRLYEMRPHRQTPAHHTQQLAELVCTNSLRGTGLASAPGLLKMEMEMLGSITMAAAAANRVPAGSALAVDREGFAQFVTDALARHPLITIVREEVTAIPEPGDGPVIIATGPLTSDPLADAIARFTGRDHLAFYDAAAPIVTYESLNHSVIFRASRYDKGEAAYLNCPMNEEEYNRFWEALVQAERVERHPFEEDLVFEGCLPVEEMARRGRDTLRYGPLKPVGLRDPRTGRMPYAVVQLRQDNAAGSLYNMVGFQTSLKWGEQQRVFRLIPGLEEAEFVRLGVMHRNTFICSPAVLQPTLQTRQRPDLLFAGQITGVEGYIESASGGIVAGINGARLLRGEPPLTFPRDTAMGALCHYITAADPDHFQPMNITFGLLPPPGDQVRGKRRRKEAQARRALASLRDFMGRHGLPGAQAEGAQVEVPVDVP from the coding sequence ATGACTTCAGGCAAGGGGGTTCTTACCGTCATCGGCGGCGGCCTGGCCGGATCGGAAGCCGCCTGGCAGGCGGCCCGGCTGGGCGTTACCGTCAGGCTGTATGAAATGCGTCCCCACCGGCAGACCCCCGCCCACCACACCCAGCAGCTGGCGGAACTGGTTTGCACCAACTCCCTGCGGGGCACGGGGCTGGCCAGCGCCCCCGGCCTGCTGAAAATGGAGATGGAGATGCTGGGCTCCATCACCATGGCCGCTGCCGCCGCCAACCGGGTGCCGGCGGGGTCGGCCCTGGCCGTGGACCGGGAAGGTTTCGCCCAATTCGTCACCGACGCCTTGGCCCGCCACCCCCTCATCACCATAGTGCGGGAGGAAGTGACGGCCATCCCCGAGCCGGGGGACGGGCCCGTCATCATCGCCACGGGGCCTCTGACCAGCGACCCTCTGGCCGACGCCATCGCCCGGTTCACCGGCCGGGACCATCTGGCCTTCTACGATGCGGCGGCGCCCATCGTCACCTACGAAAGCCTGAACCATTCGGTCATTTTCCGGGCCTCCCGCTACGACAAAGGGGAAGCCGCCTATTTGAACTGCCCCATGAACGAAGAGGAGTACAACCGCTTCTGGGAAGCCCTGGTCCAGGCGGAGCGGGTGGAACGGCACCCCTTCGAGGAGGACCTGGTCTTCGAAGGCTGCCTGCCCGTGGAGGAAATGGCCCGCCGGGGCCGGGACACCCTGCGCTACGGCCCTCTGAAGCCTGTGGGCCTGCGGGATCCCCGCACGGGCCGCATGCCCTACGCCGTGGTCCAGCTGCGGCAAGATAACGCCGCCGGCAGCCTATATAATATGGTAGGTTTTCAAACCAGCCTGAAATGGGGTGAGCAGCAGCGGGTGTTCCGCCTCATTCCCGGCCTGGAGGAAGCGGAGTTCGTCCGCCTGGGGGTCATGCACCGCAACACCTTCATCTGCTCCCCGGCGGTGCTCCAGCCCACCCTCCAGACCCGGCAGCGGCCCGACCTGCTGTTCGCCGGCCAGATCACCGGGGTGGAGGGCTACATCGAATCGGCCTCGGGGGGAATTGTGGCAGGCATCAACGGCGCCCGGCTCCTCCGGGGCGAGCCGCCCCTCACCTTCCCCCGGGACACGGCTATGGGCGCCCTTTGCCATTACATCACCGCCGCCGACCCGGACCACTTCCAGCCCATGAACATCACCTTCGGCCTGCTGCCGCCTCCCGGCGACCAGGTGCGGGGCAAGCGCCGCCGCAAGGAGGCCCAGGCCCGCCGGGCCCTGGCTTCCCTGCGGGACTTCATGGGCCGGCACGGGCTGCCCGGGGCCCAGGCCGAGGGAGCCCAAGTCGAGGTGCCTGTGGATGTCCCGTGA